GGATCCTGGAATATGCTTGAATTTGGATGCTTTTTGTAGTTGTGATGTTTATAATCGTTAtgactgaaaataaaaaaatattgatgcCCAATTATGTTTGTAAACTGTTGGGCAGTATAATAACTGAAACATGACTGAAGGTACTTAGCTGTAAGCCATCTCCTAAGGTCCTTCAGAAAAATAGTGTAGTTTTATgttcaagttttaatgtaaacaTAAGTTTTCATCTGGCCCAACTTGCTCTCTTGACGGCAGACTgtttccattaaaaaaatagtttctaTGTAATTCTTGTAATGCTGATATCACTATGCTCAATAATTTGGCAGATATCGGGAGCTGACAAGTTTGCAAGAGTAATTGACTTCCTATGCAGACATCTTGGCCGAGAGACCTTggtatttgtttaataatgttAGGCCAGTATTGTTACAACCTATCTGTTTCCGTATACTGAAGCTCTTATTATTGTTTTCCAGTTTGTGTATGTTAACAGTGCATTCTCACCAAACCCAGATGAACTAGTGATTGATCTGTATAACGTGAGTTCCATTTGATGCTATTGATTTTCATCTCTGTTTCTCATTTGGGTAGTGACATATTTTCCTGTCCCATTATTGTTGAAAGAATTTATTGAATTGAATACTtacttgtttttcatatttctatCTGTTGATTATTCCCCATGTATGTCAATTAAGTATAGGCAATGGTTTTTCAATGTCTTGTTTTTCAGTAAAAGTTGCCCTGAAAGAGCAAGTAATTGCATAACCTATTTTTGGTTTAGTCTTTATGAACATCTAGGAGataccttttttctttttcttgcctTTCAATCAATGTTTTGGCTTTGATACGAGTTTACatctctaaaaatattttttttttaggcgGATATCTAGACGCAGGAtagaaaactttttaaattctTCATAATTCACACAAAATGGTTCACTTTTAGCAAAATCATGGTATAAGTGCCTATGTTCTGTATAAATAATGTTGCATGTGAGTGAAAGATCTATCTTACTCATATGTTGTTACTATATGATCATTGCTATAATTTCACCATTCCTTAAACCCTTGTCCTTTAGTGTGTATCTGTGAGGGAAGTTGAGTGTGCTAGGAGATACTTTGTTGGCTAACAAGGTGTATTAATTCTCATATCTTCTGCCTTTTCTGATGATAGTATGTAATAAAGTAACATGGCTTAATTtgcattaaattcaattttttgatttttataatttcagttCCAATATgattagtgaaaaaaattattgatataatgttatttatttggGAGAGAAGGTTTTgtaaggttttttatttttggtagaGGTTCTCTTAATTTCTTCTGATGAGTATAACAGAGTCAAGATCGTGGTTGCTTCTGTAAAGAGAATCAacaaaactatatttaattttgatattgacTTTCTGCTGTATCGTTTAAATTGTATCGCTGGTTTCATATTATTATCTGTCACTTATCTACAGCTGATTTGAAATTGCAGAACTTTGGTTTTGATGGTAAATTGATTGTCAATTATGCTTGCTCCATGGCTTGGGGCTAATCCTTTGATGGGTTTGATgatataaaactttttatatGTAAGTACTCCTTTATGTATTCATTATTATGTAGTCTTATATCTACTTGTTTTGCTGagtgaagaaaattaaaaatcattgtTGTGTCAGCGAATTCCTTTCCTCCATTAATTTTCATGCTTTGCCCTTTTCCAATCCCTATTCTCAAAAAGTGCAACTTCTGTGGCAGAACTCTGAAATCTTCACTTTCGTGCAAATAAACGAACACGGAAGATTCCAACTGGGAAGACAGAAGAGAGCAGAAAATTCACATTCTtctgttctttctttttttagcaTATATTTTTTGCGCAAAAATGTGAAGATGCCTAATCATCTTGATGTAAGGCTGAAGTACTATTCTGATGCATAAAGTGATCAATATTCCTTTTCACAATTATCTTTGTTGGTGTTCAGCGTCTATTAGAAACTTGGGTAATGTAGTCTCCCAGTAACATTGAAGTCTTTATCGACGTTGATTTAAAATGGTATATTCTGCAGTAAACTCGTAAATTATGATGATATTTGAAAACTGCTAATAATTGCTTAGCAGAAGTTCAGTAGTACAGTTTCCCTAGGTTAAAGTGAGTAAATGCATTAAGATGGCAATGCCAGTTAAAAAGTGTTCAGTTTTTTGTTCGGTGGAAACATTGAAATCTGAGTATCCAAACGCAGAGTATGCATTGTCTGatttggtgaaaaaataaatGCCCATAAGTGGGTGTTTGTTGAGCCAGTAAAAAGGAGTTTTAATATTCCGGTTGTAAATTTCTCAGGTCAGTAAATATACTCTCAGAAAGAGCATGTGATACCAACTGAATTCAAAGTTTTAGTATGAAAATGTTAGTGCATGTGTACTCATCTTTTGGTCAGCTAATTTTGGAGCTACTTTTATGCAAGATGAGCTATCATTCTTAAGAATCTGTCAGGCAGGGCCCTCTGTCAAACACAAAAGTTTTAGAGGAATTTGGAGTTcaattttgatgattttattgAAGAATGCTGATTGTCCCTCTTCTTTATGCTCTACTGGGACTCAAATTCGCATAAGATGATCTGATCATTCACATTCTTTCACTAGATTCTGTAAGGGATGACATACTTTTTGCTACAGGCCATTAGAGCTCTTCTTGTGTATGA
Above is a genomic segment from Mangifera indica cultivar Alphonso chromosome 3, CATAS_Mindica_2.1, whole genome shotgun sequence containing:
- the LOC123210529 gene encoding ubiquitin-like protein ATG12; protein product: MATESPSSTRKVVVHFRATGGAPILKQAKFKISGADKFARVIDFLCRHLGRETLFVYVNSAFSPNPDELVIDLYNNFGFDGKLIVNYACSMAWG